In Nocardioides cavernae, a single genomic region encodes these proteins:
- a CDS encoding LysE/ArgO family amino acid transporter → MGDVVAGLLTGLSLIVAIGAQNAFVLRQGLRRSHVGLVVAICALSDVVLIVAGVAGIGVLVDRAPWAVEVVRWLGVVFLTVYGVASLLRARRPQVLDAGDGVVEARRGVVGRAVALTWLNPHVYLDTVLLLGSIAGTHGTPGRWWFALGACVASIAWFAGLGYGARLAAPRLASPRAWQVLDVLVGLVMLAIAVRLALGS, encoded by the coding sequence GTGGGAGACGTCGTCGCGGGGCTGCTGACCGGCCTGTCCCTCATCGTGGCGATCGGCGCGCAGAACGCGTTCGTGCTCCGGCAGGGACTGCGGCGCAGCCACGTCGGGCTGGTCGTCGCGATCTGTGCGCTGTCCGACGTCGTGCTGATCGTCGCGGGCGTCGCCGGCATCGGCGTCCTGGTCGACCGCGCGCCCTGGGCGGTCGAGGTGGTCCGCTGGCTCGGCGTCGTCTTCCTCACCGTCTACGGCGTGGCCTCGCTGCTGCGCGCACGACGCCCGCAGGTCCTCGACGCGGGCGACGGCGTGGTCGAGGCGCGGCGCGGGGTGGTGGGTCGCGCGGTCGCCCTCACCTGGCTCAACCCGCACGTCTACCTCGACACCGTGCTCCTGCTCGGGTCGATCGCCGGGACCCACGGCACGCCCGGGCGCTGGTGGTTCGCGCTCGGCGCGTGCGTGGCGAGCATCGCGTGGTTCGCCGGCCTCGGGTACGGCGCGCGGCTGGCCGCCCCGCGCCTGGCCAGCCCCCGCGCCTGGCAGGTGCTCGACGTGCTGGTCGGCCTGGTGATGCTGGCGATCGCCGTACGCCTCGCGCTCGGGTCCTGA
- a CDS encoding ABC transporter ATP-binding protein, whose product MTEQPTGGAPQGVAASALDLVKVYGTEEAEVRALDGVTVDLMKGEFTAIMGPSGSGKSTLMHCLAALDTPTSGEAVVDGTALGKLKDKALTNLRRDRIGFVFQAFNLVPTLTAKENILLPLDLAGKKADQQWFDQVIDAVGLRPRLSHRPSEMSGGQQQRVACARALVSRPSIVFADEPTGNLDSTSSAEVLGFLRRSVDEFGQTVVMVTHDPVAASYSDRVLFLADGKVVDELRNPDRDAILERMGALSAAAARKAG is encoded by the coding sequence ATGACTGAGCAGCCCACGGGAGGGGCGCCGCAGGGCGTCGCGGCAAGCGCACTGGACCTGGTGAAGGTCTACGGCACGGAGGAGGCGGAGGTCCGGGCCCTCGACGGGGTGACCGTGGACCTGATGAAGGGGGAGTTCACCGCCATCATGGGTCCCTCGGGATCCGGCAAGTCCACGCTGATGCACTGCCTGGCGGCGCTGGACACGCCGACCTCGGGCGAGGCCGTCGTCGACGGCACCGCGCTGGGCAAGCTCAAGGACAAGGCGCTGACCAACCTGCGCCGCGACCGCATCGGCTTCGTCTTCCAGGCGTTCAACCTCGTGCCGACCCTGACGGCGAAGGAGAACATCCTCCTGCCGCTCGACCTGGCCGGGAAGAAGGCCGACCAGCAGTGGTTCGACCAGGTCATCGACGCCGTCGGCCTGCGCCCCCGCCTGAGCCACCGGCCCAGCGAGATGTCGGGCGGGCAGCAGCAGCGGGTGGCCTGCGCCCGGGCGCTCGTGAGCCGCCCCTCGATCGTCTTCGCCGACGAGCCCACCGGCAACCTCGACTCGACCAGCTCGGCCGAGGTGCTGGGCTTCCTGCGCCGCAGCGTCGACGAGTTCGGCCAGACGGTCGTCATGGTCACGCACGACCCCGTCGCGGCGTCCTACAGCGACCGGGTCCTCTTCCTCGCCGACGGCAAGGTCGTCGACGAGCTGCGCAACCCCGACCGCGACGCGATCCTCGAGCGGATGGGCGCCCTGTCCGCCGCCGCCGCGCGCAAGGCGGGCTGA
- a CDS encoding ABC transporter permease — protein MFRLTWRNLVARKVRLVMSTLAIVLGIGFLAGVLTFSHGLGATFDNIIEGSTSDATVRTEGEVSFQASGAGTTKLVEPAVVERLGELPEVAAADGSVDGVGAYLLGEDGKLVGGTGAPTLVFNYYDSVNAAGDPILILESGEWPDAPGQINLDASSAERGGYELGDEVTLLLPTGELRQTFELVGTSNFNGGGTAGATLALLETSQAQDVFLDGQDAFTTVTLTAAEGVSQRELADAAKTVLPDGFTAVTGQEVIDESDEQIGQFLDVIGYFLIAFAVIAIVVGAFIIFNTFSILVSQRVRESALLRALGASRRQVTRSVLIEAFLMALLGSTLGLLVGLGLSRGLAAVFRSQGLDIAGEVLVLTPATVIAAYVVGISVTMVAAFVPARRAAKVPPVAALRDDLTVQEKALGRRRLVLGTIALLVGAALMAAGLVGAPGADAAWIGAGAVIWVITVAVMAPILGRPVLLACRAVFGKLFGTTGKLAGENALRNPRRTGATASALMIGLAVVSAVGVLASSLSATNDELVDREFRSDFLVQSPSFQGFPTKVGDEMAEVDGVGTVSRMQGSVALVKKDQSFVMGVDDAFGDIYELDMRRGTQQMSGDQVILNESTAGDLDADVGTTLPLAFPGGQTVDLEVVGIFEDTPITQGVTLPIKVLEDAGLRRNDSMLSINVAEGADVDEVHDALDAVVEDLPIVTVQDKEGFADLIKQQVNQLLFMIYGLLALAVIIAVIGIVNTLGLSVIERTREVGLLRAVGLSRRRLRRMITLESIAIAVLGAVLGLAVGLLIGIALRQSLSEDLTVLSLPLVSLLVFLVIAVVFGVLAAIVPAIRASRMKVLDAIATE, from the coding sequence GTGTTCCGACTCACCTGGCGCAACCTGGTGGCCCGCAAGGTCCGCCTGGTCATGAGCACGCTGGCCATCGTGCTCGGCATCGGCTTCCTCGCCGGTGTCCTGACCTTCAGCCACGGCCTGGGCGCGACCTTCGACAACATCATCGAGGGGTCCACCTCCGACGCGACCGTGCGCACCGAGGGCGAGGTGTCGTTCCAGGCCTCCGGTGCCGGCACGACCAAGCTGGTGGAGCCGGCGGTCGTCGAGCGGCTGGGTGAGCTGCCCGAGGTGGCCGCGGCCGACGGATCGGTCGACGGCGTGGGCGCCTACCTCCTCGGCGAGGACGGCAAGCTCGTCGGCGGCACCGGCGCACCCACCCTGGTGTTCAACTACTACGACAGCGTCAACGCCGCAGGCGACCCGATCCTGATCCTGGAGTCGGGCGAGTGGCCCGACGCGCCCGGTCAGATCAACCTCGACGCCTCGTCCGCCGAGCGCGGCGGCTACGAGCTGGGCGACGAGGTCACCCTCCTGCTGCCGACCGGCGAGCTGCGCCAGACGTTCGAGCTCGTCGGCACCTCCAACTTCAACGGCGGCGGCACCGCCGGCGCCACCCTCGCGCTCCTCGAGACCAGCCAGGCGCAGGACGTCTTCCTCGACGGCCAGGACGCCTTCACGACCGTCACCCTGACGGCCGCGGAGGGCGTGAGCCAGAGGGAGCTCGCCGACGCCGCCAAGACCGTCCTGCCCGACGGCTTCACCGCCGTCACCGGCCAGGAGGTGATCGACGAGTCCGACGAGCAGATCGGTCAGTTCCTCGACGTCATCGGCTACTTCCTGATCGCCTTCGCGGTGATCGCGATCGTCGTCGGCGCCTTCATCATCTTCAACACCTTCTCCATCCTGGTCTCGCAGCGCGTTCGCGAGTCGGCCCTGCTGCGCGCGCTCGGCGCCAGCCGTCGCCAGGTGACCCGGTCCGTCCTCATCGAGGCGTTCCTGATGGCGCTGCTGGGCTCGACCCTCGGGCTCCTGGTCGGGCTCGGCCTGTCCCGCGGCCTCGCCGCCGTCTTCCGCTCACAGGGGCTCGACATCGCCGGCGAGGTGCTGGTGCTGACGCCCGCGACGGTCATCGCCGCCTACGTCGTCGGCATCTCCGTCACCATGGTCGCTGCCTTCGTGCCGGCCCGACGCGCCGCCAAGGTGCCGCCGGTCGCCGCCCTGCGCGACGACCTGACGGTGCAGGAGAAGGCGCTCGGCCGGCGCCGGCTGGTGCTCGGCACGATCGCCCTGCTCGTCGGCGCGGCGCTCATGGCCGCCGGCCTGGTCGGCGCCCCCGGTGCCGACGCGGCGTGGATCGGCGCGGGCGCGGTGATCTGGGTGATCACCGTCGCCGTCATGGCACCGATCCTCGGGCGGCCGGTCCTGCTCGCCTGCCGGGCGGTGTTCGGCAAGCTGTTCGGCACCACGGGCAAGCTCGCCGGCGAGAACGCGCTTCGCAACCCGCGACGTACGGGTGCCACCGCGTCGGCGCTGATGATCGGCCTGGCCGTGGTCTCGGCCGTCGGCGTGCTCGCCTCGTCGCTCAGCGCCACCAACGACGAGCTGGTCGACCGCGAGTTCCGCAGCGACTTCCTGGTCCAGTCCCCGAGCTTCCAGGGCTTCCCCACCAAGGTGGGCGACGAGATGGCCGAGGTCGACGGCGTCGGAACGGTGTCGCGGATGCAGGGCTCGGTCGCGCTGGTGAAGAAGGACCAGAGCTTCGTGATGGGTGTCGACGACGCGTTCGGCGACATCTACGAGCTCGACATGCGCCGCGGCACGCAGCAGATGAGCGGCGACCAGGTCATCCTCAACGAGTCGACGGCCGGCGACCTGGACGCCGACGTCGGTACGACGCTGCCGCTGGCGTTCCCCGGTGGGCAGACCGTCGACCTCGAGGTCGTCGGCATCTTCGAGGACACCCCGATCACCCAGGGCGTCACGTTGCCGATCAAGGTCCTGGAGGATGCCGGCCTGCGCCGCAACGACAGCATGCTCAGCATCAACGTCGCCGAGGGTGCCGATGTCGACGAGGTGCACGACGCGCTCGACGCGGTCGTGGAGGACCTGCCGATCGTGACGGTGCAGGACAAGGAGGGCTTCGCCGACCTGATCAAGCAGCAGGTCAACCAGCTGCTCTTCATGATCTACGGCCTGCTGGCGCTGGCGGTGATCATCGCGGTCATCGGCATCGTCAACACCCTCGGCCTCAGCGTGATCGAGCGGACCCGCGAGGTGGGCCTGCTCCGGGCGGTCGGGCTCTCGCGTCGACGGCTGCGCCGGATGATCACCCTGGAGTCGATCGCCATCGCGGTGCTGGGCGCGGTCCTCGGCCTGGCGGTCGGACTCCTCATCGGGATCGCACTGCGGCAGTCGCTGTCGGAGGACCTCACCGTGCTCTCGCTGCCGCTCGTCTCGCTCCTGGTCTTCCTGGTCATCGCCGTCGTGTTCGGCGTGCTCGCCGCGATCGTCCCGGCCATCCGGGCGTCCCGGATGAAGGTGCTCGACGCGATCGCCACGGAGTAG
- a CDS encoding ZIP family metal transporter codes for MLEALGWGALAASSLVVGAVLALVRTWSATVVGLVLGFGAGALIASVSFELAEEGLRIGSGYAVAAGLALGGVTYFIADRLVERWGGRSGGSSAGAPLAVGAFLDGIPEQAVLGIGIASGEGVSAALVVAIFASNLPEAIGSAADMRSAGRSRRSVIVLWTAVAVCCTLATLGGTALADTVSSDAQAFVDGFAAGALLTMLIDSMVPEAKEKAKDWAGLATVAGFALAAGLSLLGG; via the coding sequence GTGCTCGAGGCGCTCGGGTGGGGTGCGCTGGCCGCCAGCTCGCTGGTGGTCGGCGCCGTCCTCGCGCTCGTACGCACGTGGTCGGCGACCGTCGTCGGGCTGGTGCTCGGCTTCGGTGCCGGCGCGCTGATCGCCAGCGTCTCGTTCGAGCTGGCCGAGGAGGGCCTGCGGATCGGCAGCGGGTACGCCGTCGCGGCCGGGCTGGCGCTCGGCGGGGTGACCTACTTCATCGCCGACCGGCTGGTCGAGCGGTGGGGCGGACGCTCCGGCGGCTCGTCGGCCGGAGCGCCGCTGGCCGTGGGGGCGTTCCTCGACGGGATCCCGGAGCAGGCCGTGCTGGGCATCGGCATCGCGTCGGGGGAGGGCGTGAGCGCCGCGCTGGTGGTCGCGATCTTCGCCTCCAACCTGCCCGAGGCGATCGGCTCGGCAGCCGACATGCGGTCCGCCGGCCGGTCGCGGCGCTCGGTGATCGTGCTGTGGACGGCGGTCGCCGTCTGCTGCACCCTCGCGACCCTCGGCGGCACCGCACTCGCCGACACGGTCTCCAGCGACGCGCAGGCGTTCGTCGACGGGTTCGCCGCGGGGGCGCTGCTGACGATGCTGATCGACTCGATGGTGCCCGAGGCCAAGGAGAAGGCGAAGGACTGGGCGGGCCTCGCGACCGTCGCCGGCTTCGCGCTGGCCGCGGGGCTGTCGCTGCTCGGTGGGTGA
- a CDS encoding DNA polymerase IV encodes MPQHWVLHVDMDQFLVAVELLRRPELVGLPVVVGGRGDPTERAVVSTASYEARAHGVRSGLALKLAKRRSPDAVFLPVDFPVYEEASVRVMETLRATPGAVVEVLGWDEAFVGVETDDPVATARQVQAAVLEATGLHCSVGIGDTLVRAKIATDFGKPQGVFELTCDNWMEVMGARPTTALWGVGSKISGRLEQIGIRTVADLAGTDDEPLVAAFGPTNGPHLGRLGRGGGRSRPDDTPWVARAHGRETTYQADLLTPDDVRAALRELASRVVDDVRKEERAVQRVHLKIRFAPFFTFTRIRKLPEATYDVEVIARTAFDLYLALADDRPVRLLGVRGEMVPPEGGY; translated from the coding sequence ATGCCGCAGCACTGGGTGCTCCACGTCGACATGGACCAGTTCCTGGTCGCCGTCGAGCTGCTGCGCCGCCCGGAGCTCGTCGGGCTGCCGGTGGTGGTCGGCGGGCGGGGCGACCCGACCGAGCGGGCGGTGGTGTCGACGGCGTCCTACGAGGCGCGAGCGCACGGCGTCCGCAGCGGGCTGGCGCTCAAGCTGGCGAAGCGGCGCTCGCCCGACGCGGTGTTCCTGCCGGTGGACTTCCCGGTCTACGAGGAGGCGTCGGTCCGGGTGATGGAGACGCTGCGCGCCACGCCGGGGGCCGTGGTCGAGGTGCTCGGCTGGGACGAGGCGTTCGTGGGTGTGGAGACCGACGACCCGGTCGCCACCGCCCGGCAGGTGCAGGCGGCGGTGCTCGAGGCGACCGGCCTCCACTGCTCGGTCGGCATCGGCGACACGTTGGTCCGGGCCAAGATCGCGACCGACTTCGGCAAGCCGCAGGGCGTCTTCGAGCTCACCTGCGACAACTGGATGGAGGTCATGGGCGCGCGGCCGACGACCGCGCTGTGGGGCGTCGGCTCGAAGATCTCCGGTCGGCTCGAGCAGATCGGCATCCGCACCGTCGCCGACCTCGCCGGCACCGACGACGAGCCGCTGGTCGCGGCGTTCGGGCCGACCAACGGCCCTCACCTCGGACGGCTGGGCCGCGGCGGCGGCCGCTCCCGCCCCGATGACACCCCGTGGGTGGCGCGCGCCCACGGTCGCGAGACGACCTACCAGGCCGACCTGCTCACCCCCGACGACGTACGCGCCGCGCTGCGCGAGCTCGCATCGCGAGTCGTCGACGACGTGCGCAAGGAGGAGCGCGCGGTGCAGCGGGTGCACCTCAAGATCCGCTTCGCGCCGTTCTTCACCTTCACCCGCATCCGCAAGCTGCCCGAGGCGACGTACGACGTCGAGGTGATCGCGCGGACGGCCTTCGACCTCTACCTCGCCCTGGCCGACGACCGGCCGGTGCGGCTGCTCGGGGTGCGCGGCGAGATGGTCCCGCCCGAGGGCGGCTACTGA
- a CDS encoding SigE family RNA polymerase sigma factor: MDLDRDLDQDFAEFVGACWTSLYRLAYLLAASPAGAEDLLQTALEKAYMSWGRISTMEYPEAYVRRIITTTLVSSRRRAWNRERPTERLPETGADSGEIGALDRSLLWPLVCALPERQRAVIVLRYYEDMSEAQIAQTMGCAPGTVKSQSSAAMAALRRALAASGVVQEARGT; encoded by the coding sequence GTGGACCTCGACAGGGACCTCGACCAGGACTTCGCCGAGTTCGTCGGCGCCTGCTGGACCTCGCTCTACCGCCTGGCCTACCTGTTGGCGGCCTCGCCCGCGGGCGCGGAGGACCTGTTGCAGACGGCCTTGGAGAAGGCCTACATGAGCTGGGGGCGGATCAGCACGATGGAGTATCCCGAGGCCTACGTGCGCCGGATCATCACCACCACGCTGGTGTCCAGCCGACGCCGCGCCTGGAACCGGGAACGCCCCACGGAGCGACTTCCCGAGACCGGCGCCGACTCCGGCGAGATCGGTGCCCTCGACCGGTCCCTCCTCTGGCCGCTGGTCTGCGCGCTCCCGGAGCGGCAGCGTGCCGTGATCGTGCTCCGCTACTACGAGGACATGTCGGAGGCGCAGATCGCGCAGACGATGGGCTGCGCGCCCGGCACGGTGAAGTCGCAGTCCTCGGCGGCCATGGCAGCGCTGCGCCGGGCGCTCGCGGCGTCGGGCGTCGTCCAGGAAGCGAGGGGGACATGA